One stretch of Arachis duranensis cultivar V14167 chromosome 1, aradu.V14167.gnm2.J7QH, whole genome shotgun sequence DNA includes these proteins:
- the LOC110274665 gene encoding uncharacterized protein LOC110274665, with protein sequence MEDSFKVRVDKAFGSLPLSSTSPSSFSSLWSLADDEINSTPSNQSEPKPDPKPSATSSSFSSSFWVQLENDLDNLNDKDDNNEDGDVGFCRTQLKLDDYDDEQWQIRSGIGLDCTLDHEEEKDKYDKQAIGKEN encoded by the exons ATGGAAGACAGTTTCAAAGTCCGCGTCGACAAAGCCTTcggttctcttcctctttcttcaaCCTCcccttcttctttctcctctctCTGGTCTCTCGCCGACGACGAAATCAACTCCACACCCTCCAACCAATCCGAACCTAAACCCGACCCTAAACCCTCCGCAAcctcctcctctttttcttccagCTTCTGGGTTCAGCTAGAGAATGACCTCGATAATCTCAACGACAAAGATGACAATAACGAAGATGGTGACGTGGGGTTTTGTCGTACTCAGCTCAAACTCGACGATTACGACGATGAACAATGGCAAATTAGGTCTGGTATTGGCCTCGATTGCACCCTTGATCACGAG GAAgagaaagataaatatgataaacaAGCAATTGGGAAAGAGAACTAG
- the LOC107473373 gene encoding inactive receptor-like serine/threonine-protein kinase At2g40270 — MTPLQQWLRMVVVCVVFLSIMSQCWTLKNNHDQIQVETIHSTYNSWHIGHHRKQLLQLQAPKSSKIHKPNKSNNNNNKIKETTSPSPSYFPSSSLSPNPESFSPSETPSNSPSSPLPLSPEASHSPSPSPSKSNTFIGNPSPLPSPLPASAASVVSNWISAPSPAPLAAKKGESKSYSRQHFVIVWSTVGGFSFLVLVTAIVFACFRSNKVVTVKPWATGLSGQLQKAFVTGVPSLKRSELEVACEYFSNIIGSIPDGTVYKGTLSSGVEIAVAYSSVTSSKNWLKSMEAQYRKKIETLSRVNHKNFLNLIGYCEERKPFTRVMVFEYAPNGTLFEHLHVLEAEQLDWGMRVRIAMGIAYCLEHLHQLTPAVAHGDLISSSIYLTEDYAAKLSDLSFWNNTKGSEAIQLSETTWTHIKDNVYSFGVILFELITGRIPYAMENSFRVDWTAEYIRRQPLKDMVDTRLNNLKESEVEKWSQVIKSCVHPNAEKRPNMREVVAKLKEITAMEPDGATPKSSPLWWAELEIMDANSDINP, encoded by the exons ATGACTCCGTTACAGCAATGGCTGCGCATGGTGGTAGTTTGCGTGGTGTTCTTGAGCATCATGAGCCAGTGTTGGACCCTCAAGAACAATCATGATCAAATACAAGTAGAAACAATTCATAGCACATATAACTCATG GCACATTGGACATCATAGGAAGCAACTTTTACAACTACAAGCACCAAAATCTTCTAAAATACACAAACCAAACAaaagtaacaataataataataaaatcaaagaaactACTTCACCATCACCATCATATTTTCCCTCTTCATCATTGTCACCAAATCCTGAAAGTTTCTCACCATCAGAAACTCCTTCAAATTCACCTTCATCTCCACTACCATTATCCCCTGAAGCTTCTCATTCCCCTTCACCATCTCCATCCAAATCTAATACCTTTATTGGCAATCCTTCACCTTTACCTTCGCCGTTACCGGCCAGTGCAGCTAGCGTTGTGTCGAATTGGATTTCAGCGCCGTCGCCGGCTCCATTGGCAGCAAAGAAAGGGGAATCAAAGAGTTATTCAAGGCAACATTTTGTGATAGTTTGGTCAACAGTTGGTGGATTCTCATTCTTGGTTTTGGTGACAGCAATTGTTTTTGCTTGCTTCAGAAGTAATAAAGTTGTGACTGTGAAACCTTGGGCCACAGGGTTGAGTGGCCAGCTTCAAAAAGCATTTGTAACAG GTGTTCCAAGTCTGAAAAGATCAGAACTTGAAGTAGCTTGTGAATATTTCAGCAACATTATTGGTTCTATACCAGATGGAACTGTTTATAAGGGGACACTCTCCAGTGGAGTTGAGATAGCAGTGGCATATTCTTCAGTTACTTCATCTAAAAACTGGTTGAAAAGTATGGAAGCGCAATACCGGAAGAAG ATAGAGACATTGTCAAGGGTGAACCACAAGAATTTTTTGAACCTGATTGGATATTGTGAAGAGAGAAAGCCATTCACAAGGGTTATGGTTTTTGAGTATGCTCCGAATGGAACACTATTTGAGCATCTGCATG TCCTAGAAGCAGAACAACTAGACTGGGGAATGAGAGTGAGGATAGCTATGGGAATAGCCTATTGCCTAGAACATTTGCATCAACTGACGCCGGCCGTCGCCCACGGAGACCTGATCTCTTCCTCTATATACCTGACTGAAGACTATGCTGCCAAGTTATCAGACCTTAGTTTCTGGAACAACACAAAAGGTTCTGAAGCCATTCAGCTCTCTGAAACAACTTGGACACATATAAAGGACAATGTTTATAGCTTCGGCGTGATACTGTTTGAATTGATAACCGGTAGGATTCCCTACGCCATGGAAAACAGCTTTCGTGTGGATTGGACGGCGGAGTATATAAGGAGGCAGCCCTTGAAAGATATGGTGGATACAAGGCTGAACAATTTGAAAGAAAGTGAAGTTGAGAAATGGTCTCAAGTTATTAAGAGTTGTGTGCATCCAAATGCAGAGAAAAGACCAAATATGAGAGAGGTTGTTGCTAAGCTGAAGGAAATAACTGCTATGGAGCCTGATGGAGCAACTCCAAAATCATCACCACTATGGTGGGCAGAATTAGAAATTATGGATGCGAATTCAGACATTAATCCATGA
- the LOC107473378 gene encoding amino acid transporter AVT1I yields MASAREQGGDDGKNSITIPLLGDEKAEQRSFYNGDQLPKSADDLDSVHVGNTSFFKTCFHGINAISGIGIVSIPYALASGGWLSISLLFMIAIACYYTGLLVKRCMDMDPHIRTFPDIGQRAFGDKGRLMVSIAMNSELYLVVTGYLILEGDNLNKLIPNVEVNIGGLVIGGTTIFAILATIVILPTVLLEDLSLLSYVSASGALASTVFLLSLLWNGTIDGTGFHGKGTVFRWSGIPAAVSLYAFCYSAHPVLPTLYNAMRNKNQFSSVLFVCFLVCTLGYAAAAILGYLMFGEDVESQVTLNLPTGKFSSQVAIYTTLVNPIAKYALMLTPIVNAVKNKISCNYRKKRLTHVIVSTSLLISTLVVAVAIPLFGYLMSLVGALLSVSASILVPSVCYLKISGAYKRFGSEMIINYSIIVMGVTIAIVGTYTSLVDIIQNL; encoded by the exons ATGGCTAGTGCAAGAGAGCAAGGTGGTGATGATGGAAAAAACTCCATCACCATACCCCTTCTGGGTGATGAAAAAGCAGAACAGAGAAGCTTCTACAATGGAGATCAGCTACCTAAATCTGCTGATGATTTAGACTCAGTTCATGTTGGTAACACCTCCTTTTTCAAGACCTGCTTCCATgggattaatgcaatttcag GAATTGGAATTGTTTCAATACCATATGCACTGGCTTCAGGGGGATGGCTAAGCATATCACTGCTATTTATGATAGCAATTGCTTGCTACTACACTGGCTTATTGGTCAAGAGATGCATGGATATGGACCCTCATATCAGAACCTTCCCTGACATTGGTCAACGTGCTTTTGGAGACAAAGGTAGATTAATGGTCTCCATAGCCATGAATTCAGAGCTCTACCTTGTTGTAACAG GTTACCTCATCTTGGAAGGTGACAACCTTAACAAGCTAATTCCAAACGTTGAAGTAAACATTGGAGGGCTTGTGATTGGTGGAACAACAATCTTTGCAATACTAGCAACAATTGTGATCTTGCCAACAGTGTTGTTGGAGGATCTTAGCTTGTTGTCTTATGTTTCTGCTAGTGGCGCTTTAGCTTCCACAGTGTTCTTGCTCTCTCTCTTGTGGAATGGAACCATTGATGGAACAGGCTTTCACGGAAAAGGTACAGTTTTCAGGTGGAGTGGCATCCCTGCTGCAGTTAGTTTGTATGCATTTTGCTACAGTGCTCACCCTGTTCTTCCCACACTCTACAATGCCATGAGGAACAAGAATCAGTTCTCAAGT GTCCTATTTGTGTGCTTTCTAGTGTGCACTCTTGGTTATGCAGCAGCAGCAATCCTAGGGTACCTAATGTTTGGTGAAGATGTTGAATCACAGGTTACATTGAACCTTCCAACAGGGAAATTCAGTTCACAAGTTGCAATATACACAACCTTGGTGAATCCAATAGCCAAATATGCATTGATGCTAACCCCAATTGTGAATGCAGTAAAGAACAAGATCTCATGCAACTACAGAAAAAAGAGGCTCACACATGTTATTGTTAGTACCTCATTGCTGATTAGCACTCTTGTTGTGGCAGTGGCAATTCCCTTATTTGGCTACCTAATGTCACTTGTTGGAGCATTGCTAAGTGTCTCTGCATCAATTCTTGTCCCATCCGTCTGTTACTTGAAGATTTCTGGAGCTTACAAGAGATTTGGCTCAGAAATGATCATAAACTATTCAATTATTGTCATGGGTGTTACTATTGCCATTGTAGGCACTTACACTTCTCTTGTAgatataattcaaaatttgtGA